The Lytechinus pictus isolate F3 Inbred chromosome 5, Lp3.0, whole genome shotgun sequence DNA segment TCATTGCACACCACTTTCAACCCTTCAGCATTGTATTCTATGAATATCGCTGGGCTTTTTAATCATACATAAAACAGCTAAAATCTTCCAATTATTACTGATACCACcatgtggtgttttttttttttatctctaaaTTATCAGGTAATAATGATGTCATGAACCTTTGGTTACATCCCtgaattaaacaaataaataaatggtagaaaaaacaaaacaaatacatatacTCAAGCCAGGTGAATGAAAGTCatacatgattttttaaaaggaatttcttttaatcacatttttttcatttcattctacTGGTAAATTGACTGTAGCAGCATAAGTACAAAGTATGGGATGACTATAAAGGAGACGATAAACCGATACTCTGATCATTTTTAACACAAATGATGGATTACTGAAGAAACATCTATCCTGACTTTTGAGTCCTGAGTCTTGTGCAGCACTTTCATTTGGAAACAAATGCACGAATCACATTTAGAATCTAGAAAATTtcaatttctcaaaaataaatcttgcatttctacaaatatttcatttctataattcatttttttataattacaaatcTTTTACTTGAGATATGGAAAACTGTTCTCCATTAAAACAGTTGCACTACACAATACAGACAGATATATACTACCCTTTGACTGCTTTtggaaattctaaaaacaaataatcaataGACTGCTTTGGCAAAAGCATCCGTGTGTTCACTTCAATGGATCATGTAAGGGGGGGTCAACGAGTCAAAAAGTTCGCTCTCACCAACATAAAACAGATTTTCAGTTTCTTTAAGGTCAATCTTTCCTTGAAGAAAAACTGACAAACAAAGAAAGTGTATTAACTGCAGGCAAAAAAAAGAGTTTACATTTTTCTATTCTGTACCCAGCAGGGCTTGTAAAGCCTTTACATTACAGTATATCCATCAACAATGAAGCAATTCATCACAAAACACTTACTATATTCTGTATGTATACATTGCCTTCCATAAATCTTTTCTTACTAAAAGCAACTTTTCTGACCAGATCAAAATACTCTTGTAAAGCTAAATTTCCCCGGAGTTGAACAGGATTCTGAGAATTTTTCCATGAATCATCTTGTCTGtgattttcaatgacaaatTATCTATGAGCCAATCACATCCAAGCATTTCAGCAGCttataacaaaatttaaaattgctGATCAACTGCTTCATAAAATATTCCATTATTATCCCAGACCCAGGAGATTGACTACCCGAgttaattgtttttattatcacgAGTTCTCACTTTAATTCTACAATCAGAACATACATATTTTTGCTCATGGAGACTAGTTCTTCAGTCATAGCATTCTACTGCACACTGAGACCACACAACATTAAAAACTACAACTTGCTTTCTGAAATGCTTTATTCGTTTCAGTCGAACCACTCAGAGGAATAAAGCGGTTCAGAACATGAAGATTAGGATAAAGCTAAGGTTGAATTTCAGTCTATTGCAGATTTTTCATCAcaagcaaatgtcatggaaccagtTTTTACACGTACTATCTCTCAAATATTCCATAACGGTCATTGCTCTTCAGTGTCAGAggagaataaaatgaatataaacaaacaaatatacatataaatatatgaataataaataaattaattaacaaataatacaggttaaaaaaaagtcatgacAAATTAGACTTCCATTTATTATAAGTCAAAAAGTTTAAAGCAATTTCTTAGACCAGATCATGCAAGGCATGTGTTTAATACCTCTgatcaaatttctttttaaatctatTATAATTTTGTCTCCCAAAAAGATCTGACTTTAATAGGCAAAGTTACCTGCATGTTACTACATTCTTGGGCACGCAACTGAATTTGAAACCAAGTGTTAAATCACACAACATCTttatattttcttggagtgaCAGTTTCAACACatgtcaaattatttaaatataGACTTAAACATTTAAGCCTTTTTAATACTACAACATACCTCTCAAAGACTCATTTCTCATTTCTGTAATAAATCTTCACACAAATGCACAActtcaccctctctctctcgctatacatatatatttatgacaTATATACCCTCTGTCATAATTTCACATTTAATAAAGCAATTTCTTTTCTGTATAGTACTACAGCCTCAAACAAAGCCATCAATCACAGTATATACCCTCTTTTCATCAATCCATACTACTGCATTATGGTACATAGCACAGGTAACACACCAAAACTTATACAAAAAGATAGTAGCACCACTCTTTACCTGGTTATTATATTGCATATCAATGCTGAAGAAAGTCTATTTTGCAGGGTTAACCCATAGACTACTGATTTCTTAGATTACCATtaggcaaattttgcccaagaACCATCTGGGGTTGCAAGGGTTTAGGCTGGTTTGAAAAAGGGAGGTGGAACTATAAAAgtggtatgggggggggggggagtcttgggaggtggaactaaagtttggaaaatcagctgttgaaagcagaagaaggggtaaaaatttcattttgcttgccagtgtcggaactcctctATCTCAGCGGGAGGGTGCACATGCACCCAGTCATCCCAGTGCACCCCTAGCCTATGCCCTTGGGGTTGGTAGGCCACAGTTAAAGATAGTGACTCGATACTTGCACTTTCAGAAAATGTTGCAATAGGATTTTGGCTCAGATTAAGATAGGATGAAGATAGGGATTAGGATTATAGCAGATTTTCCATCATAGCACTTTGTGCATTAGGAAGTTGCATTTCTAATACAGAgagtatacatgtaccatggaaAAGAAAAGTGTAAATGACCCCACTCACATAATTTAGTTTTCATCTGATTATGAGATCATTTCACATCTGAGAATGTAATGTATAGATTCCTATGTTATACTGATATATCTtgctaaaaataaatgtgaattaGTACCATGTCTTCAATCACACACTGTATCATAAAAATAGCGCTTTGGTTTTTCTTTTGTAAGAAATAGTCTCTCAGTACATCAATATGGATGGCACATGGACACCAACATCTGGCTGTAGGTACCTTTGCTTGCTCAGTGATGCCACTGGCAAACAGCCCTTTAACAGTTGATACCAATGCCAGGAGAAGAACAGTTTCAATTTCATAGCCTAGGCAATATGAGATTCTTGCATGTACATGCcattataatatacatgtatgaaatcaACGAAAAATTGCAACTTGTCATTCAACCTTGCACTTGGCTTTATTTTCTTCTGTTGAGCAATATACAAGAAGGGCTAAATTTGAAATCTCACAAAAAACAGCGTTAACAATGGTCAAATTACAAACGATGGTTGAAGCAATTCCATGGTCATATCATCCCAATTTTTGAACAATAATATATACAAACTTGCAATAGCCCAGAAAAATGTGGTTGATCATGCATTGCCATTCAAACACAAACAATATACACCCCATAGACATAAAATATTAACAGAGATAATGCATGTAACAGAAGTAGCAGAAATACTTGATTAGATCAAGAATAGTTATGGGTGTGATATAAATCTAGATTATCGACATGTCTTCTggtaatgttttctttttccatATGCCAATGATCAATGATTGCCCAGTAATGATTGTCACCatattaaaatcattataaGGTGTCAAAATCAGTATGCAAAATAAATGTACAGGTGCATTTGAATTTTGTTGCACATgctataaaatgaaattgataacatACTACatggtaatacatgtatatcatttttaCATGACTGGCACACCTCACACAAATGTACATTTGCAGATTTGTACATATGCTCAAGGAGAGCAGATATACCGAGCTACTTTGCTTTGTAtccagatatacatgtatctactcAGTCAAGAGGTATCCAAAAACCTCCAGAAAGAGGTTTTACTGTGCAATCTTCTGCTGCCTTTGATTCAGGGTTAAGAAACCCTCTGCAGAATCATAGTCTTGGTCTATGAAGACCATGGCTTCCTGCAGGAACTGATCATAAGTTCTGAATATCACAGAGAAAGACCAACTTTTTTAGAAAACGCTTTGACTATGGGGAGAAAAAATTTGTCAGGACCTGGAATCAGGCTTTTGCCTGAAAGTGAGCATCCCTGAAAGATTGAATATTTGCCAGACAAGTCAATCTTGATCTCTTGGAATAGGCCACTTTGTACAAAATAACTTTGACCGCGACCAGAAAATAAAGTGCCATATCCTAAATTTAGGACTTCACCTGAGATCAACCATTAACATCAAGTTATTTGCTCAAAAGACCACGGACTTGACAGAGCGAACAATTCCATCGTTAAACCACCTGGCAGTCCATCCTTGCTGATCTCCCATTGCCATCGCTTCGTCAGCAGCTGGTGTCTTGGAGACCCTGCTATCGCTTGGTGATGCTGGTGACTGTGAACTTACCGAGCTTGTAGACAGCAAAAGCAAGGGCACATGCAATGGCAATCTTCCCCAAAGGAGTGATATAATTGACTGAGAGGTACAAAACTGCctcctacaaaaaaaaagaaaaaaaagtaaatattacAAACTTCTAGATATGATTAGATCAGTTGGTTGATGTCTTCAACATGATATAATGTTCTGAACAGTTGTCACAAAGGGACCTACAAACTATTGGAAGGAAAAGTAAAGGTACATATAAAGTGCTTAATATACCCTTAACActgtttattttaattttcaaggcAATTTTTTGTGGGgatgaagagggggggggggttaaatttTATATTGACCTCCCTCAACTTCAGATCTCAGCTGTGAAAGGTCTGATcaattcaaaatttgatgttaaGATGTCATTTGTAGCAAACAAAATATGTTTGTATTCATTGTATTGAAATATGCGAATATTAAAGCTATATTGGATTATTTTTTGCAACAGAAAGTAACAATTAATTTCCTACAGTTGAAACTTATTAATCAACTGCATGTTTCCAATAGAAAtcgcaatcaattgcaaagagATTTCTTGAACCCCCCGGGGAACATTTGACCTACCCATCCTCCATTATCAGCAACCCATGAGCAGACTTTGCTTCGGATGTACTGGAGGGCCCACACCATGAAGCGATGGAAGTAGTCAATGCTATTCCTCTGGAGGGCAAAGATAGCGACATCGCTGCAGAAGCAGAAGAGGACGACGATCCTCTCGCGGGTGATCGTTCCCTGGAAGAAAAGCTCGGAGAGGAGATCCCAGAACATGGCCGCGGAGATCTCGCTGTCACCTACTGTCTGTGGGGAAGAGAAATTTGTCAGTTACTATATATATTGCTGACCTTCATGAAGAATGTAGTAAAAagaaatgtgtacatgtatgaaatactACGAAATGCACATATAATTTCACAGGAAATATTGGaatattcattcaatttcaaaGTAAAATCAAGTGTACCTCTCTAGCCTTTTCTCGAACTCCAGCCCTCTCTCTCGAGGAGGCAAACTGGTCTGCTAGGAGCCTCAGATCTCTCCCGCTTTTGGCCCAATTTGGATTCTTGTACATCCTTAATGATGGTGTAAGGTTGCCATTAGCGCTCATCTTTGTCGACTCAACACGCTGGTCAAAATGGAAGGCAGACACGTTGACTGCTGGCTCCTTTTGCTTGGATTCTAAGGTCGcactgaaagagagagagagagagagaaaaggaaattcTGGTTcagaaaacaatacaaaataataataatattaataataatactgtaTGAATCTGTAGCAAAGAAACTGATGAACAGGGTTCAAACAAAATATCGAAAATAAAGAGGCAGATCTATACATGGTTCTATCACAGCTGCTTGCTGGCTCCTGTTTGGATTCTACAGTAGCCCTCAAAAGTCAgatagaaaatgaaatcattgttaAACACGACAATCATACTTGTATAATCTCATAAACAAAAAAAGGGGTTACCCTTGAAAACTTTCCAAAAAAGTTTCATAAGAACACAGATGTAAACAAGATGAGAACTCTAAATTTAGAAATGATCTTGCATAAGACCAAAACAGATAAGTGGTATTGGTAGCCAAAGTAAATTTTATAAACAATGGTATTTTGCAGATGATTTGGCACTGATCCAAATATAAAAATAGCTGTAGACAAACATGTATCCTGATcatccccattttttttttttgaaagaaatttttGAATAGTAACCTACCTCCCAAACATgggaaaatagtaataataaaaattt contains these protein-coding regions:
- the LOC129262345 gene encoding uncharacterized protein LOC129262345, whose protein sequence is MEEKQSREETLRNGNSQTTSSLLSTGASSLVPNGQEHSEMSPTSKEFRESSFATRRKSSQLLSPLRLKQTPQGVDMIDGVQNRSEVEEEGVELFSVFLGNELERNGIPETLIIERAVTSATLESKQKEPAVNVSAFHFDQRVESTKMSANGNLTPSLRMYKNPNWAKSGRDLRLLADQFASSRERAGVREKARETVGDSEISAAMFWDLLSELFFQGTITRERIVVLFCFCSDVAIFALQRNSIDYFHRFMVWALQYIRSKVCSWVADNGGWEAVLYLSVNYITPLGKIAIACALAFAVYKLGKFTVTSITKR